Proteins from a single region of Oryza brachyantha chromosome 6, ObraRS2, whole genome shotgun sequence:
- the LOC102716607 gene encoding protein DMP4-like: MASNKQIDVESQKPAASSSPAATVPPASVHSVEPPAVPVSVGITNGHDVPQETEPLLLSLGDGDGDGGAAADADDDAKRLERAITRAFRSTAELAKHLPTGAVLVFEVLSPVFTNGGQCRDVNRVMTAWLVGLCAAACCFLCFTDSFHDRGGTVRYVVATRSGLWVIDGTAPPPPDLAATYRLRFIDYFHAVLSLVVFMSVAMFDHNVGACFYPVMSYDTRQVLTAVPLAGGLVGTMLFATFPSTRHGIGFPVHVA; encoded by the coding sequence ATGGCGTCCAACAAGCAAATCGATGTCGAGTCCCAGAAGCCGGcagcgtcgtcgtctccggcggcCACCGTGCCGCCTGCTTCCGTACACTCGGTGGAGCCACCAGCCGTACCAGTTTCGGTGGGAATAACCAACGGCCACGATGTGCCACAGGAGACGGAGCCTCTGCTGCTGTCGCtgggcgatggcgacggcgatggcggcgctgccgccgacgccgacgacgacgcgaagCGGCTGGAGCGGGCCATCACGCGGGCGTTCCGGAGCACGGCGGAGCTGGCCAAGCACCTGCCGACCGGCGCGGTGCTCGTGTTCGAGGTGCTGTCCCCGGTGTTCACCAACGGCGGCCAGTGCCGCGACGTGAACCGCGTGATGACGGCGTGGCTGGTGGGGCtctgcgcggcggcgtgctgcTTCCTCTGCTTCACGGACAGCTTCCACGACCGCGGGGGCACGGTGCGGTACGTGGTGGCCACGCGCTCCGGCCTGTGGGTGATCGAcggcaccgcgccgccgccgccggacctGGCCGCGACGTACCGCCTCCGGTTCATCGACTACTTCCACGCCGTGCTGTCCCTGGTCGTGTTCATGTCCGTCGCCATGTTCGACCACAACGTCGGCGCCTGCTTCTACCCGGTCATGTCCTACGACACGCGGCAGGTGCTCACCGCCGtcccgctcgccggcgggctCGTCGGGACGATGCTGTTCGCGACGTTCCCGTCGACGCGGCACGGGATCGGGTTCCCAGTGCACGTAGCCTAG
- the LOC102716329 gene encoding GDSL esterase/lipase EXL2-like, which yields RLATGRLSNGNTMGDIIASRYGVKELIPPYLADGLQLEDLLSGVAFASGGSGYDPLTSKITTAMSSTQQLQLFEAYKEKLVKTIGQEAAAQVITDSIYFTSMGGNDLANNYFLIPFKQHQYDLGSYVDFLVSSAVNFILKMNQIGAKKIGFFGMPPVGCSPSQIILGGHPSKECFKEATEGCCSSTLLDATIFIAYHTACSNVLDYVSWDGFHPTEKAYKTPTVLWLTM from the exons CGCCTCGCCACAGGCAGGCTCTCCAATGGCAACACCATGGGGGATATCATAG CTTCTAGATATGGTGTCAAGGAGCTGATTCCTCCTTACCTTGCTGATGGTCTTCAACTTGAAGATCTACTAAGTGGCGTGGCTTTTGCTTCTGGAGGAAGTGGATACGATCCTCTAACATCCAAAATAACG ACGGCGATGTCGAGTACACAACAGCTTCAACTATTCGAGGCATATAAGGAGAAACTTGTAAAAACGATCGGACAGGAGGCTGCGGCACAAGTTATCACAGATAGCATATATTTTACCTCCATGGGAGGAAATGACCTCGCAAACAATTACTTCTTAATTCCTTTTAAACAGCATCAATATGACCTTGGTTCTTATGTGGACTTCCTTGTTTCCTCGGCAGTCAACTTCATATTG AAAATGAATCAGATAGGTGCTAAGAAGATTGGATTTTTTGGAATGCCTCCAGTTGGTTGTAGCCCTTCACAAATAATACTGGGTGGACATCCCTCGAAAGAAT GTTTCAAGGAGGCAACCGAGGGGTGCTGTAGCAGCACCTTACTTGATGCTACCATATTTATTGCATATCACACTGCATGTTCAAATGTCCTTGATTATGTTTCGTGGGATGGCTTCCATCCTACTGAAAAGGCCTACAAGACGCCTACAGTATTGTGGTTGACAATGTGA
- the LOC102716049 gene encoding GDSL esterase/lipase EXL1-like, translating into MASGWPRQQLAVVVVVTALVAGLAPPCGAQAQVKSRFKAIFMFGDSIVDPGNNNGKLTEARADFPPYGQDFPGGVASGRFSNGKVPGDMLASKLGIKELLPAYKNQNLELNDLLTGVSFASGGSGYDPLTSIPSTAISSSGQLDLFSDYKQKLASLIGEEAMTRVISEAVFFTVMGANDLLNNYFILPVRRHQYDVPGYVDFLASNAVNFLLRMNEMGAKMIGFVGVPPLGCCPSQRTGPSRECEPMRNQASELFNARMKQEIDRLNAERNIIDGSRFLYIDIYYNLLDIIQRPAYYGFKDTSDGCCGNTVLNAAIFIKYHSACPNVYDYIFWDSFHPSEKAYNIVVDKLIHQNQQYLM; encoded by the exons ATGGCGTCCGGCTGGCCGCGGCAGCAGCTGGCGGTGGTTGTGGTGGTGACGGCGCTGGTGGCCGGGCTTGCACCGCCGTGCGGCGCGCAGGCGCAGGTGAAGAGCCGGTTCAAGGCGATCTTCATGTTCGGCGACTCCATCGTGGATCCCGGGAACAACAACGGGAAGCTGACGGAGGCGAGGGCCGACTTCCCGCCGTACGGGCAGGACTTCCCCGGCGGCGTCGCCTCCGGCAGATTCTCCAACGGCAAGGTCCCCGGTGACATGTTAG CTTCTAAGTTGGGTATCAAGGAGCTGTTGCCAGCTTACAAGAATCAGAACCTTGAACTAAATGACCTACTTACTGGTGTGTCCTTTGCCTCCGGAGGCAGTGGATATGATCCCCTCACTTCTATACCAtcg ACTGCCATTTCGAGTTCAGGACAACTTGATTTATTCAGCGACTACAAACAGAAGCTTGCATCTTTGATAGGGGAGGAGGCAATGACACGTGTCATCTCAGAAGCAGTCTTCTTTACTGTCATGGGCGCAAATGACTTGCTcaacaattattttattcttccTGTGAGAAGGCATCAATACGACGTTCCAGGCTACGTGGACTTTCTTGCCTCCAACGCAGTCAACTTTTTGTtg AGAATGAATGAGATGGGGGCTAAGATGATTGGATTCGTCGGCGTTCCACCACTTGGTTGTTGTCCCTCACAGAGAACAGGCCCATCAAGAGAATGCGAACCAATGCGTAATCAAGCATCAGAATTATTCAATGCGAGAATGAAGCAGGAAATAGATCGGCTTAATGCAGAACGAAATATTATTGATGGTTCAAGGTTTCTTTACATTGATATATACTACAATTTGCTTGACATTATTCAAAGACCTGCTTATTATG GTTTCAAGGATACATCTGACGGATGCTGCGGCAACACGGTGCTAAATGCTGCCATTTTCATTAAATATCACAGTGCATGTCCAAATGTTTATGACTATATTTTCTGGGACAGCTTCCATCCTAGCGAAAAGGCCTACAACATAGTGGTTGATAAGCTTATCCATCAAAACCAGCAGTATCTGATGTAA